In the Ilumatobacteraceae bacterium genome, one interval contains:
- a CDS encoding prepilin-type N-terminal cleavage/methylation domain-containing protein produces the protein MKFTTLMRRQRRSTSDRRTRDRGVTLIEIVITITLMGVIVVPILVAVATSVRSSRVSEDSAQVETLLVNAVDRVNRATRGDFPCDLTSPVVAAVETVGWPASSVNVGHEYLDIDEQWQTDPTGTACPGGSFQTGIVQRITITITSPDEGITRSLQVIRGDI, from the coding sequence GTGAAGTTCACCACCCTGATGCGGCGGCAGCGTCGCTCGACCTCCGACCGCCGCACGCGTGACCGAGGCGTCACGCTGATCGAGATCGTGATCACCATCACGCTCATGGGCGTCATCGTCGTGCCGATCCTCGTCGCCGTCGCCACCTCGGTGCGATCGTCGCGCGTCAGCGAGGACTCGGCCCAGGTCGAGACCCTGCTGGTCAACGCCGTCGACCGCGTCAATCGTGCCACGCGTGGCGACTTCCCCTGCGATCTCACGAGCCCGGTGGTCGCCGCAGTCGAGACGGTGGGCTGGCCGGCGTCGAGCGTGAACGTCGGTCACGAATATCTCGACATCGACGAACAGTGGCAGACCGACCCGACCGGTACGGCCTGCCCTGGTGGCTCGTTCCAGACCGGCATCGTCCAGCGGATCACCATCACCATCACCAGCCCCGACGAAGGAATCACCCGATCGCTGCAAGTCATCCGAGGAGACATCTGA
- a CDS encoding SRPBCC family protein, with product MARYRTTVRTDLSPAEAFAFMADLRNFEDWDPGVQRATQVDGTGGGPDASFDVVVDAPGTGLTLRYVTTEYDEPRRVVVKAESKMFTSLDRIDVEPDGTGSLVTYDAELSLNGPLGVFDLLLRPVFNRIGGRADTGLQRALDGDKV from the coding sequence ATGGCCCGATACCGCACCACTGTCCGCACCGACCTGTCCCCCGCCGAAGCGTTCGCCTTCATGGCCGACCTCCGGAACTTCGAGGACTGGGACCCGGGCGTGCAGCGTGCGACCCAGGTCGACGGTACCGGCGGCGGTCCTGACGCCTCGTTCGACGTCGTGGTCGACGCACCGGGCACGGGCCTCACCCTCCGTTACGTCACGACCGAGTACGACGAGCCACGCCGCGTCGTCGTCAAGGCCGAGAGCAAGATGTTCACCTCGCTCGACCGGATCGACGTCGAACCCGACGGCACCGGGTCGCTGGTCACGTACGACGCCGAACTGAGCCTGAACGGGCCGCTCGGGGTGTTCGACCTGCTCCTCCGCCCGGTGTTCAACCGCATCGGCGGGCGCGCCGACACCGGCCTCCAGCGGGCGCTCGACGGGGACAAGGTGTGA
- a CDS encoding putative quinol monooxygenase, whose protein sequence is MSKISLIAKLTAADGKADELEVALRGVIEAAAEEEGLEVYSAHAASDEPGVYYFFELYRDQAAIDVHGKGEGMRSAMGAFGGLLAGRPELTMMSPIAAKGLDV, encoded by the coding sequence ATGTCGAAGATCTCTCTCATCGCGAAGCTGACCGCTGCCGACGGCAAGGCAGACGAACTCGAGGTCGCGCTGCGCGGCGTGATCGAGGCGGCCGCCGAGGAGGAAGGGCTCGAGGTGTACAGCGCCCACGCCGCCTCCGACGAGCCCGGCGTGTACTACTTCTTCGAGCTGTACCGCGACCAGGCCGCGATCGACGTGCACGGCAAGGGTGAGGGCATGCGGTCGGCGATGGGAGCCTTCGGCGGATTGCTCGCCGGACGGCCCGAGCTGACGATGATGTCGCCGATCGCGGCGAAGGGACTCGACGTCTGA
- a CDS encoding SdrD B-like domain-containing protein has translation MSRTTRLLTVVTLGFGAFGALGSGTAAVAAESSSTACGGVVFHDLDADGRRVETLEHDRRADDVEPGVGGVDVVVVDVDGTRRSATTRFDGSWSIDLPELAYPIRLEFALPEGHAAGRPGPDGGHVVQFAETPSDCDGRPLGNLGVYPLDGFCASRPAVAVPCYVTTRAADLADQPAIRVVSNAAIDDGESSSNSIDEWLSPSSSVLATVGEVGTVYGQAAAADGTLYSAAFTKRHTALTTELNPIGNPTVIYRIPPGGAPELFVVLDPTTTDPHGPPDGQDIDDVGAMAAVFTTGIGDIELSPDGTTLYAVDLGRRELVQIDATTGRIDRRRRLDGAALGRTDCAVSPTNRYGDLRAFGLGWHGDDLLIGVVCSGESSVEPGRAVRERGALGPGGGDHDRLVGHVYALSGGSFVERLAWPLSGDRGETHSTDLVSNDASWHPWVDALPFDDEHQAVSYPQPAITDLVVDASGNLVIAVGDRWSHQTAPDTEVPAFDGSTRHITETVAAGDLQRACRRGGGWVIEGTPGCDGGVGNGWEFFDGDSYGWQAETALGSVARLPGRSEIVATHMNPITADHAWSAGGLAWHTTDDGDRAHGVRIVDGRVAEPGSSFGNASGLGDLAVMCGGPAPSIGGAIWHDRDANGIRDPGDGPVVGVAVELIDADGVVVSVDVSDEQGAYAFDDGNVSDGIEAGARYVLALADRNGRSGLGALTGIGPHTGLVPTIANVGNRDDLDSDASPGTTRGGRSSIAFMEVWTADPAADPTVSPIAMGYDFGLRDRYDLSIATSAGDAMVDAGIVAFRIEIRNEGSLASGPFEVRANLPRETSLRVTGVTSTPPSSIGTGSVTWSFGDAGSVPPGGTRVIDMELLVTDPTVTSVENSVEIISDSGNDEDSDPGRVRGEDDEDRYAVELFGISGAIWVDEADADTERVEHAIDGVVVQILAEDGRRVGATTTDATGRFLFDSFPAGRYRVAIPASEFDQGRPLVGYDQAVGAQSGNVARLLRRDGFVMSEPVELGRGSDNRDGVVRMGLVRRPPTPLIDIVVPAVLVPLSLLCIGFLVLDRRRRLGGIRDPLRRARTV, from the coding sequence ATGTCTCGCACGACCCGCCTTCTCACCGTCGTCACGCTGGGGTTCGGCGCGTTCGGAGCGTTGGGGTCGGGCACTGCAGCGGTCGCTGCCGAGTCGTCGTCGACCGCGTGCGGCGGTGTCGTGTTCCACGATCTGGATGCCGACGGGCGCCGGGTCGAGACCCTCGAACACGACCGGCGCGCCGACGATGTCGAGCCGGGCGTCGGTGGTGTCGACGTCGTCGTGGTCGACGTCGACGGGACGCGTCGCAGCGCGACGACCCGATTCGACGGTTCGTGGTCGATCGATCTGCCCGAGCTGGCGTATCCGATCCGGCTCGAGTTCGCACTCCCGGAGGGCCACGCCGCCGGACGTCCCGGGCCCGACGGCGGACACGTCGTGCAGTTCGCCGAGACGCCATCGGACTGCGACGGCCGTCCCCTCGGCAACCTCGGCGTCTACCCGCTCGACGGGTTCTGCGCGTCGCGGCCCGCGGTCGCGGTCCCGTGTTACGTGACCACCCGGGCCGCTGACCTCGCCGATCAGCCCGCGATCCGAGTGGTGTCGAACGCCGCGATCGACGACGGCGAGTCGTCGTCGAACTCGATCGACGAGTGGCTCTCGCCGTCGTCGAGCGTGCTCGCGACCGTCGGCGAGGTGGGCACCGTCTACGGACAGGCCGCTGCCGCCGACGGCACGCTGTACTCCGCCGCCTTCACGAAGCGGCACACGGCCCTGACGACCGAACTCAACCCGATCGGCAACCCGACCGTGATCTACCGGATCCCTCCCGGTGGGGCACCCGAGTTGTTCGTCGTCCTCGACCCGACGACGACAGACCCGCACGGTCCGCCGGACGGCCAGGACATCGACGATGTCGGTGCCATGGCCGCCGTGTTCACGACGGGCATCGGCGACATCGAACTCTCGCCCGACGGCACGACGCTGTACGCGGTCGACCTCGGTCGACGGGAACTCGTCCAGATCGACGCCACGACGGGCCGGATCGACCGTCGCCGCCGCTTGGACGGAGCCGCCCTCGGTCGGACGGACTGTGCGGTGTCGCCGACCAACCGGTACGGCGACCTCCGCGCCTTCGGCCTGGGATGGCACGGTGACGACCTGCTGATCGGCGTCGTCTGTTCGGGCGAGTCGTCGGTCGAACCCGGCCGTGCCGTGCGCGAGCGCGGGGCGCTCGGGCCGGGCGGCGGCGATCACGATCGGCTCGTCGGTCACGTGTACGCCCTGAGCGGCGGTTCGTTCGTGGAACGGTTGGCGTGGCCCCTGTCCGGCGACCGCGGCGAGACCCACTCGACCGACCTGGTCTCGAACGACGCCTCCTGGCACCCGTGGGTCGACGCCCTCCCGTTCGACGACGAGCACCAGGCCGTCTCGTATCCGCAGCCGGCGATCACCGACCTGGTCGTCGACGCATCCGGCAACCTCGTGATCGCCGTCGGCGACCGCTGGTCGCACCAGACGGCTCCCGACACCGAGGTGCCGGCGTTCGACGGTTCGACGCGACACATCACCGAGACGGTCGCCGCCGGCGACCTGCAGCGTGCGTGTCGGCGCGGTGGCGGCTGGGTCATCGAGGGGACGCCCGGCTGTGACGGGGGCGTGGGGAACGGCTGGGAGTTCTTCGACGGCGACAGCTACGGCTGGCAGGCCGAGACGGCGCTCGGCTCGGTCGCCCGGTTGCCCGGACGGTCCGAGATCGTCGCCACGCACATGAATCCGATCACCGCCGACCATGCCTGGAGCGCCGGTGGTCTGGCGTGGCACACCACCGACGACGGCGACCGCGCCCACGGCGTCCGCATCGTCGACGGGCGTGTCGCCGAGCCCGGGTCGTCGTTCGGCAACGCATCGGGCCTCGGCGACCTGGCCGTCATGTGCGGCGGGCCGGCTCCGAGCATCGGTGGCGCGATCTGGCACGACCGGGACGCGAACGGCATCCGCGATCCCGGCGACGGGCCGGTCGTCGGCGTGGCGGTCGAACTCATCGACGCCGATGGTGTCGTCGTGTCGGTCGATGTTTCCGACGAGCAGGGCGCCTACGCGTTCGACGACGGCAACGTGTCCGACGGCATCGAGGCGGGTGCCCGCTACGTCCTCGCGCTCGCCGACCGCAACGGACGCTCGGGATTGGGTGCCCTGACGGGCATCGGCCCGCACACCGGCCTCGTTCCGACCATCGCGAACGTCGGGAATCGGGACGACCTCGACAGCGACGCGTCGCCGGGCACGACGCGGGGCGGACGGTCATCGATCGCGTTCATGGAAGTGTGGACCGCCGATCCGGCGGCCGACCCGACCGTCAGCCCGATCGCCATGGGGTACGACTTCGGGCTCCGTGACCGCTACGACCTTTCCATCGCGACGTCGGCGGGCGACGCGATGGTCGACGCCGGCATCGTGGCGTTCCGGATCGAGATCCGCAACGAGGGCAGCCTCGCCTCCGGCCCGTTCGAGGTCCGGGCGAACCTGCCGCGGGAGACGTCGTTGCGGGTCACCGGGGTGACGTCGACGCCGCCGAGTTCGATCGGTACGGGATCGGTGACCTGGTCGTTTGGCGACGCCGGGTCCGTCCCGCCGGGTGGCACGCGTGTGATCGACATGGAGTTGCTCGTCACCGATCCCACGGTGACGTCGGTCGAGAACTCGGTCGAGATCATCAGCGACTCCGGCAACGACGAGGACTCGGACCCGGGTCGAGTTCGCGGTGAGGACGACGAGGACCGGTATGCCGTCGAGCTGTTCGGGATCTCCGGTGCGATCTGGGTCGACGAGGCCGATGCCGACACCGAACGGGTCGAGCACGCCATCGACGGTGTCGTCGTGCAGATCCTCGCCGAGGACGGCAGGCGGGTGGGCGCGACGACGACCGACGCCACCGGGCGCTTCCTCTTCGACTCGTTCCCGGCCGGTCGGTATCGCGTGGCGATCCCGGCGTCGGAGTTCGATCAGGGCCGGCCGCTGGTCGGCTACGACCAGGCCGTCGGTGCCCAGTCGGGCAACGTGGCGCGACTGCTGCGCCGCGATGGATTCGTGATGTCGGAGCCGGTCGAGCTGGGACGCGGTAGCGACAACCGTGACGGCGTCGTTCGCATGGGACTCGTGCGACGACCGCCGACACCGCTGATCGACATCGTCGTCCCTGCGGTGCTCGTGCCGCTGTCGCTGCTCTGCATCGGCTTCCTGGTGCTCGATCGTCGCCGTCGTCTCGGCGGGATCCGAGACCCGCTCCGGCGAGCACGAACCGTCTGA
- a CDS encoding prepilin-type N-terminal cleavage/methylation domain-containing protein, which produces MHHHPTTGQRDRGMTLIELLICVAVLGTIVAVLASAVIVTIRQQPETEGRLDVARWEQSLALWLPADLASATTVSAEEGDTPCGSGSCLYGSNALQLSWNDGTGETIVSYRYGPSKDGLSYELHRVVCKAGSCRDQIVLRDLSVPSDDDGIPVPWAAGDPVPDTVINVTVPLAVGSSGTCDPAAVPADPDCDTDTRAQRVIVNVNGSPGNDGVDRSSTVSFTAGGSTLGALDPATFSGPSFLEANSGCGGPVTLIVDNSNSLSNSDISDIKTGVRSFVNAFEGTPTHLQIITFGTRSKALGTTGWNRFFDLADIDGDVRDLMGPSGTSGLISSIARDGGTNWEDALHRAFFSKDGTPYDELGNPAAPTPELVVFFTDGVPTYDRENADSDDSSFGPSSIPSRFDDNPNGSSFGARAWYRADFIVDQFRDIRMIGVGVGSAFDDSTTVNRSGWPTTQGGWEYGWYRDNRGNWRYGWYREEVAAPIPNEVFLGDLTAGGDPSQHGSSASGGYVMRTYSNSSGWGDVSNANLLVTNNMANFGSALTQIALAECGGTLTVQTRDSAGDPADASITYQVGEEVVTTTRIAKAATFDIPLSGIPSATVELVPQSFAGTGYTPASWRCRAGGSDLVEGSDWNLITPGTPGDGIEVTVSASAAVSCTLRVSP; this is translated from the coding sequence ATGCACCACCACCCCACCACCGGCCAGCGCGATCGCGGTATGACGCTGATCGAGTTGCTGATCTGCGTCGCCGTGCTCGGCACGATCGTGGCCGTCCTCGCGTCGGCCGTCATCGTGACGATCCGGCAGCAGCCCGAAACCGAAGGGCGTCTCGACGTCGCCCGGTGGGAGCAGAGCCTCGCGCTCTGGCTGCCCGCCGACCTGGCGTCGGCGACGACGGTCAGCGCCGAGGAGGGCGACACCCCGTGCGGTTCCGGTTCGTGCCTCTACGGGTCCAACGCGCTGCAGCTCAGCTGGAACGACGGGACCGGCGAAACGATCGTCTCCTACCGCTACGGCCCGAGCAAGGACGGCCTCTCCTACGAGCTGCACCGCGTCGTGTGCAAGGCGGGCAGCTGCCGCGACCAGATCGTCCTGCGCGACCTCTCGGTACCCTCCGACGACGACGGCATCCCCGTCCCCTGGGCGGCCGGCGACCCGGTGCCCGACACGGTGATCAACGTCACCGTCCCACTGGCGGTCGGTTCGAGCGGCACCTGCGACCCGGCAGCGGTGCCGGCCGACCCCGACTGCGACACCGACACCCGTGCACAGCGCGTCATCGTGAACGTCAACGGTTCGCCCGGCAACGACGGCGTCGACCGCAGCAGCACGGTCAGCTTCACCGCCGGTGGTTCCACCCTCGGCGCGCTCGACCCGGCGACGTTCTCCGGCCCCTCGTTCCTCGAGGCGAACAGCGGGTGCGGCGGTCCGGTCACGCTCATCGTCGACAACTCGAACTCGCTGAGCAACAGCGACATCAGCGACATCAAGACCGGCGTCCGGAGCTTCGTCAACGCTTTCGAGGGCACACCGACCCACCTGCAGATCATCACGTTCGGCACCCGCTCGAAGGCGCTCGGCACGACCGGCTGGAACCGCTTCTTCGATCTCGCCGACATCGACGGTGACGTCCGGGACCTGATGGGCCCCAGCGGCACCTCAGGCCTGATCAGCTCGATCGCACGTGACGGCGGCACCAACTGGGAGGACGCACTCCACCGTGCGTTCTTCTCCAAGGACGGCACACCGTACGACGAACTCGGCAACCCGGCAGCACCGACACCCGAGCTCGTCGTGTTCTTCACCGACGGTGTCCCCACCTACGACCGCGAGAACGCCGACTCCGACGACAGCTCGTTCGGACCATCGTCGATCCCGAGCCGGTTCGACGACAACCCGAACGGGTCCAGCTTCGGGGCCCGGGCCTGGTACCGAGCCGATTTCATCGTCGACCAGTTCCGTGACATCCGCATGATCGGCGTGGGCGTCGGCTCGGCGTTCGACGACTCGACCACGGTCAACCGGTCGGGTTGGCCGACCACGCAGGGCGGCTGGGAGTACGGCTGGTACCGGGACAACAGGGGCAACTGGCGCTACGGCTGGTACCGCGAGGAAGTCGCCGCTCCGATCCCCAACGAGGTGTTCCTCGGCGATCTGACCGCCGGCGGCGACCCGAGCCAGCACGGCTCGTCGGCCTCGGGCGGCTACGTCATGCGCACCTACAGCAACAGCAGCGGTTGGGGCGACGTCTCCAACGCCAACCTGCTCGTCACGAACAACATGGCGAACTTCGGTAGCGCCCTCACACAGATCGCGCTCGCCGAATGTGGCGGCACCCTGACCGTGCAGACCCGTGACAGCGCCGGCGACCCTGCCGACGCCTCGATCACCTACCAGGTCGGTGAAGAGGTCGTCACCACGACCCGGATCGCCAAGGCCGCCACGTTCGACATCCCGCTCAGCGGTATCCCGAGCGCCACGGTCGAACTCGTACCGCAGTCGTTCGCCGGTACCGGCTACACGCCGGCGAGTTGGCGGTGCCGTGCCGGCGGCAGCGACCTGGTCGAGGGATCCGACTGGAACCTCATCACGCCCGGTACCCCCGGTGACGGCATCGAAGTCACCGTGAGCGCCTCGGCGGCCGTCTCGTGCACACTGCGAGTGAGCCCATGA
- a CDS encoding alpha/beta hydrolase has product MPGRLVGLVISLAVVTTACSSGDSGASTTSTADRVDRSAPTNTTGTTDITDEPAADDTGDGPTIDVDAPFEPAPVEWESFDDDVDVATFDVPVDYGDPDGATIELFLARFRAIDQDNRIGTLLVNPGGPGFGGSDFAFFAAQIFDQPLLERFDILGWDPRGTGESEPAIDCIDDYDRYFNEIDATPETDDERRLLVDIAEEFAAECQAENADIVEFVGTNNSARDMDTIRRALGEDTISYFGFSYGSELGATWATLFPDTVRAAVLDGASDPAADALESSLQQVQGFEASLATFLAQCSAREDCAFHNDGDAETAFDELMAQLDADPLASDGGRPPVNRDVATTGVVQAMYSETFWPVLEESLAAAARGDGSGLLELADRYYQRMPDGTYGNELEAFQVISCADTAERKTVEETDGENDLFTAVAPRLVPEGSAGGYFCTFFPPALDPRVDIDTAGAGPIVVVGTTGDPATPFDSTVRMSNTLEDGRLIIVEADQHTGYGVNRCVIDIVNDYLIDLEAPADETECR; this is encoded by the coding sequence ATGCCCGGACGCCTCGTCGGACTCGTGATCAGCCTCGCCGTGGTCACCACGGCCTGTTCGTCGGGAGACAGCGGGGCGTCGACCACCTCCACCGCCGATCGGGTGGACAGGTCGGCACCGACGAACACCACGGGCACGACCGACATCACCGACGAACCCGCCGCAGACGACACCGGCGACGGGCCGACGATCGACGTCGACGCTCCCTTCGAGCCGGCGCCGGTCGAGTGGGAGTCGTTCGACGACGACGTCGACGTGGCGACCTTCGACGTCCCCGTCGACTACGGCGATCCCGACGGGGCGACCATCGAACTGTTCCTCGCCAGGTTCCGCGCGATCGACCAGGACAACCGCATCGGCACGCTGCTCGTCAACCCGGGTGGGCCGGGATTCGGCGGTTCCGACTTCGCGTTCTTCGCCGCGCAGATCTTCGATCAGCCGCTGCTGGAACGTTTCGACATCCTCGGCTGGGACCCCCGCGGCACCGGTGAGAGCGAGCCGGCGATCGACTGCATCGACGACTACGACCGGTACTTCAACGAGATCGACGCAACGCCCGAGACCGACGACGAACGCCGGCTCCTCGTCGACATCGCCGAGGAGTTCGCAGCGGAGTGCCAGGCCGAGAACGCCGACATCGTCGAGTTCGTCGGGACCAACAACAGCGCGCGCGACATGGACACGATCCGGCGAGCGCTCGGTGAGGACACGATCTCGTACTTCGGGTTCAGCTACGGCAGCGAACTCGGAGCCACCTGGGCGACCCTGTTCCCCGACACCGTGCGGGCGGCCGTGCTCGACGGCGCATCCGATCCCGCCGCCGATGCGTTGGAGTCGAGTCTCCAGCAGGTCCAGGGGTTCGAGGCGTCGCTGGCGACGTTCCTCGCCCAGTGCAGCGCTCGCGAGGACTGCGCGTTCCACAACGACGGTGACGCGGAGACGGCGTTCGACGAACTGATGGCACAGCTCGACGCCGACCCCCTCGCGAGCGACGGCGGACGTCCCCCGGTCAACCGTGACGTGGCCACGACCGGCGTGGTGCAGGCGATGTACTCCGAGACGTTCTGGCCGGTGCTCGAGGAGTCGTTGGCGGCCGCTGCCCGCGGTGACGGCAGCGGACTGCTCGAACTGGCGGACCGCTACTACCAGCGCATGCCCGACGGCACGTACGGCAACGAACTCGAGGCGTTCCAGGTGATCTCGTGCGCCGATACCGCCGAACGCAAGACGGTCGAGGAGACCGACGGCGAGAACGACCTGTTCACGGCGGTCGCCCCCCGACTGGTCCCCGAAGGGTCGGCAGGTGGCTACTTCTGCACGTTCTTCCCGCCGGCACTCGACCCTCGGGTCGACATCGACACGGCCGGCGCGGGGCCGATCGTCGTGGTCGGCACCACCGGCGACCCGGCCACCCCCTTCGACTCGACGGTGCGGATGTCGAACACGCTCGAAGACGGTCGCCTGATCATCGTCGAGGCCGACCAGCACACGGGGTACGGCGTCAACCGGTGCGTCATCGACATCGTCAACGACTACCTGATCGACCTCGAAGCACCGGCCGACGAGACCGAGTGCCGCTGA
- a CDS encoding ABC transporter ATP-binding protein, producing the protein MRMGPHHMMPRDTDAVKDATLARDTARRVWGFAKPYRGTIIVFLSAIVLAALLALVPPLIVRRILDVAIPNAQADGNRSPIWWLAGIAVFAALADAALQIVQRWCSARVGEGLIADLRRSLYAKVQRLPLAFFTRTPTGTITSRLNNDVVGAQSAVTSTLGSVVSNVIVLVTTLTTMLLLEWRLTLLALIVLPIFIIPARRVGRRLQTIARDQMTHNAAMNTQMTERFNVSGAALVKLFGSLDRENEKFAGQANAVRDAGVRAAMLGRVFFVALGLVAALGTAAIYGIGAQLVVSGDITPGTLVALATLVTRVYQPLTGLTNARVDLMTSMVSFERVFEVLDTREPITDKPSAVDLVDPVGRVEFDDVTFRYPPAGESSIASMETQAIPGADPDRDVLTGLSIVLEPGETVALVGASGAGKSTLSSLIPRLYDVTGGAVRIDGHDVRDLTLDSLRRAIGVVSQDPHLFHESIGDNLRYAAPDASDERIVEACRAARIHDTIASLPDGYDTVVGERGYRLSGGEKQRLAIARLLLKDPAVMILDEATSHLDNDNEAHVQASIEAALHGRTALVIAHRLSTVRSADRIAVLHGGTIVEIGDHDELVANDGLYAAQLRAGDLLTA; encoded by the coding sequence ATGCGTATGGGCCCGCACCACATGATGCCTCGGGACACCGACGCCGTGAAGGACGCGACGCTGGCGCGCGACACCGCCCGGCGGGTGTGGGGTTTCGCGAAGCCGTATCGCGGCACGATCATCGTGTTCCTGTCGGCGATCGTGCTCGCTGCACTGCTGGCCCTCGTCCCGCCGTTGATCGTGCGCCGGATCCTCGACGTCGCGATCCCGAACGCACAGGCCGACGGCAACCGCTCACCCATCTGGTGGCTCGCCGGGATCGCCGTGTTCGCCGCGCTGGCCGACGCCGCACTCCAGATCGTCCAGCGTTGGTGCAGCGCGCGGGTCGGTGAGGGTCTGATCGCCGACCTGCGGCGTTCGCTGTACGCCAAGGTGCAACGTCTCCCGCTGGCCTTCTTCACCCGCACACCCACGGGCACGATCACGAGCCGGCTCAACAACGACGTCGTCGGTGCCCAGTCGGCGGTGACGAGCACGCTGGGGAGTGTCGTCAGCAACGTCATCGTCCTCGTCACGACGCTCACGACCATGCTGCTCCTCGAGTGGCGGCTCACGCTGCTCGCGCTGATCGTCCTGCCGATCTTCATCATCCCGGCCCGCCGCGTCGGTCGCCGCCTGCAGACCATCGCCCGCGATCAGATGACGCACAACGCAGCCATGAACACGCAGATGACCGAGCGGTTCAACGTGTCGGGTGCGGCGCTGGTCAAGCTGTTCGGATCGCTCGACCGTGAGAACGAGAAGTTCGCCGGGCAGGCGAACGCGGTGCGCGACGCCGGCGTGCGGGCGGCGATGCTCGGGCGCGTGTTCTTCGTCGCGCTCGGCCTCGTCGCCGCGTTGGGAACCGCCGCGATCTACGGCATCGGGGCGCAGCTGGTCGTCAGTGGCGACATCACGCCCGGCACGCTGGTCGCCCTCGCGACGCTGGTCACGCGGGTGTACCAACCGCTGACCGGGCTGACCAACGCCCGGGTCGACCTGATGACGTCGATGGTGTCGTTCGAGCGGGTCTTCGAGGTGCTCGACACGCGCGAGCCGATCACCGACAAGCCGTCGGCCGTCGACCTCGTCGACCCGGTCGGACGCGTCGAGTTCGACGACGTCACATTCCGGTACCCGCCGGCCGGTGAGTCGTCGATCGCGTCGATGGAGACGCAGGCGATCCCCGGAGCCGACCCCGACCGCGACGTGCTGACCGGGCTGTCGATCGTGCTCGAGCCGGGCGAGACCGTCGCCCTCGTCGGTGCGTCGGGGGCCGGCAAGAGCACGCTGTCGTCGCTGATCCCTCGCCTCTACGACGTGACCGGCGGCGCCGTCCGGATCGACGGGCACGACGTGCGCGACCTGACGCTCGACTCACTCCGCCGTGCGATCGGCGTCGTGTCGCAGGACCCGCACCTGTTCCACGAGTCGATCGGCGACAACCTGCGCTACGCGGCACCCGACGCGAGCGACGAGCGGATCGTCGAGGCGTGCCGGGCCGCCCGGATCCACGACACGATCGCATCCCTGCCCGACGGATACGACACGGTGGTCGGCGAACGCGGCTACCGCCTGAGCGGCGGCGAGAAGCAGCGGCTGGCGATCGCCCGACTGCTCCTCAAAGACCCGGCCGTGATGATCCTCGACGAGGCGACGAGCCATCTCGACAACGACAACGAAGCGCACGTGCAGGCCTCGATCGAGGCCGCGCTCCACGGCCGCACCGCACTCGTGATCGCCCACCGGCTGTCGACCGTGCGTTCGGCCGACCGCATCGCGGTCCTCCACGGCGGCACGATCGTCGAGATCGGCGATCACGACGAACTCGTCGCGAACGACGGGCTCTACGCCGCTCAGCTCCGCGCCGGCGACCTCCTCACGGCCTGA
- a CDS encoding ATP/GTP-binding protein has translation MTHAAVPRAEHVFKLLVTGPYAAGKTSLIQSVSQTPVVGTDVETSGTESEVKTHTTVAMDFGSYSLHDEAGDSDVRLLLFGTPGQARFQFMTDIMKGEVDAVVFVVDADATHTHAEAGAAMRALLADIRVPVVVAVNRCDDPESANVLARQLGALLREAAVPCQLIHPESARDVTIEALLAVLDRLERADVRFLEPLERVLALAGAA, from the coding sequence ATGACGCACGCTGCAGTGCCGCGCGCCGAGCACGTGTTCAAACTCCTCGTCACCGGCCCCTACGCCGCCGGGAAGACGTCGTTGATCCAATCCGTGTCGCAGACCCCGGTCGTCGGCACCGACGTCGAGACCTCCGGCACCGAATCCGAGGTCAAGACCCACACGACCGTGGCGATGGACTTCGGGAGCTACTCCCTCCACGACGAGGCCGGCGACAGCGACGTCCGTCTGCTGCTGTTCGGCACCCCCGGGCAGGCCCGATTCCAGTTCATGACCGACATCATGAAAGGTGAGGTCGACGCCGTCGTGTTCGTCGTCGACGCCGACGCCACGCACACCCATGCCGAAGCCGGCGCCGCGATGCGGGCACTCCTCGCCGACATCCGTGTACCGGTGGTCGTCGCCGTCAACCGGTGCGACGATCCCGAGTCGGCCAACGTGCTCGCCCGCCAACTCGGCGCGCTGCTCCGCGAGGCCGCCGTGCCCTGCCAGCTCATCCATCCCGAGTCCGCGCGCGACGTCACGATCGAGGCGCTCCTCGCCGTCCTCGACCGGCTCGAACGCGCCGACGTCCGATTCCTCGAACCGCTCGAGCGCGTCCTGGCCCTCGCCGGAGCAGCATGA